One stretch of Juglans microcarpa x Juglans regia isolate MS1-56 chromosome 3D, Jm3101_v1.0, whole genome shotgun sequence DNA includes these proteins:
- the LOC121255174 gene encoding protein FAR1-RELATED SEQUENCE 4-like, giving the protein MESGGNGGEDEEERMGKTKGKEDSGEDKGIRWTECTILTNEVQIVYDSEFHDKAEDAPIKYKIIDDKNVEEPKTGMIFGSSDDIFLHYKQYANQRGFGVVQKGCKKEADETVKYVTFACVRQDCKAKINAQSSVDGKWFLTTVVLEHNHDFSPGKVRFFKCNKQMDPVMKRRLEWNDRAGITMSKNFNSLVVEAGDMDSDYRLKNVFWANVRRRASYKYFGDVITFDTTYKTNRYGMPFAPFVGVNHHGQSILLGAGLISSKNTETFV; this is encoded by the exons ATGGAGAGTGGGGGAAATGGTGGGGAAGACGAAGAGGAAAGGATGGGGAAGACGAAGGGAAAAGAGGATTCGGGGGAAGACAAAGGGATTCGGTGGACTGAATGCACCATTTTGACCA ATGAGGTTCAAATTGTATACGATTCAGAGTTTCATGATAAAGCGGAGGATGCTCCTataaagtataaaattatagacGACAAAAATGTTGAGGAGCCAAAGACAGGCATGATTTTTGGGTCTAGTGATGACATTTTTTTACACTATAAGCAGTATGCCAATCAAAGGGGATTTGGTGTTGTTCAAAAAGGTTGTAAGAAAGAAGCAGATGAGACTGTCAAATACGTCACATTTGCTTGCGTTCGTCaag ATTGCAAGGCGAAGATCAATGCCCAGTCAAGCGTTGATGGGAAGTGGTTTCTGACCACTGTTGTGCTTGAGCATAATCACGATTTCAGTCCAGGAAAAGTAAGGTTTTTTAAATGCAACAAGCAGATGGACCCAGTCATGAAAAGAAGGCTTGAGTGGAATGATAGAGCTGGAATCACAATGAGTAAGAATTTTAATTCATTGGTTGTTGAGGCCGGGG ATATGGATAGTGATTACAGGCTAAAGAACGTGTTTTGGGCTAATGTAAGAAGAAGGGCATCATACAAGTATTTTGGCGATGTCATTACGTTTGATACCACATACAAGACTAATAGATACGGGATGCCGTTTGCTCCCTTCGTGGGGGTTAATCATCATGGTCAATCTATACTTTTGGGGGCGGGGTTGATATCCAGTAAGAATACAGAGACTTTTGTCTAG